TGGAGTCGGTGATTATTGCTTACTTGGAGGCCTATGGAATTATGGGAGCCCGCAAGCAGGGGTATACCGGGGTGTGGGTCGGAGATGAGAAAATCTGTGCAATCGGCGTCAAGTTCAACAAGTGTAAATTCCGCCGGGGTTTTGTCACCAGCCATGGCTTCGCCTTCAACGTATCGGCCGGGATCGGCCAAAGCGGCTTCACCGGCATTATCCCCTGCGGTATTGCGGAATACGGAGTGACTTCGCTTGAGGAATGCACAGGGCGGGCTTTTGACATCGGGACGGTTGCTGAAGAGCTGGTGCCTTACTTCCTGGAGCAGTTTCCCTATAGCCAAACAGCGCCCGGGGAACCCGGACGCTGTTACTTAAGCGCTAAGCGTGATTAACCGGCCATAAACGGTTCGATGACGAACAGCACCGTAGAGGCGATCATAGCGAACAGCATGATGTAGATGATAATACGGAACCATTTTTGTCGTTGCATGAGTGACTCCTTTGGGATTAGTGTAAGTTATGAGCATAAGCCCACAATTGAACGCAGTACAACCATTGTAACGTATCTGAGAAAGAGAGGGAAGTCCATATGATATCAGAAGACCGATTGATCCATGAATTCATGGAGCTTGTCCAGATTGACAGTGAGACCCGGAATGAACGGCAGATTGCCGATGTGCTTAAGGAGAAATTCAGCAGCCTGGGGCTGAGCGC
The window above is part of the Paenibacillus sp. FSL H8-0048 genome. Proteins encoded here:
- the lipB gene encoding lipoyl(octanoyl) transferase LipB is translated as MRSKGELTIMENQNLSKLTVTILPLMEYGAAWELQKEAVHEIDAGTSSEQLILLQHPPTYTIGSQNHPEHLLLSREQLRQQGIALFEIDRGGDITYHGPGQLVGYPLLKLGEHGKVDLHGYLRRLESVIIAYLEAYGIMGARKQGYTGVWVGDEKICAIGVKFNKCKFRRGFVTSHGFAFNVSAGIGQSGFTGIIPCGIAEYGVTSLEECTGRAFDIGTVAEELVPYFLEQFPYSQTAPGEPGRCYLSAKRD
- the prli42 gene encoding stressosome-associated protein Prli42 → MQRQKWFRIIIYIMLFAMIASTVLFVIEPFMAG